The Devosia sp. YIM 151766 genome includes a region encoding these proteins:
- the greA gene encoding transcription elongation factor GreA, with amino-acid sequence MSVAFTKEDSAEAASETLLPDRPIPEGPNLVTAAGLAALERQLQEAQLAYDAAMTIEDVSERRRQAANPFRDIRYFAERVRTAQVAPPPENTDIVTFGSMVTFERDDGRVQTYRIVGEDEADPRAGSISFSSPIARALIGKGVGEAAPVGAGEVEIVAIG; translated from the coding sequence ATGAGCGTCGCCTTCACTAAGGAAGACAGTGCGGAAGCGGCCTCGGAGACCTTGCTGCCGGATCGCCCCATTCCGGAGGGACCGAATCTGGTGACCGCGGCGGGGCTTGCCGCCCTGGAGCGCCAACTCCAGGAGGCGCAACTCGCCTATGATGCGGCGATGACCATCGAGGACGTCAGCGAAAGGCGGCGGCAAGCGGCCAATCCCTTCCGCGATATCCGCTATTTCGCCGAGCGGGTGCGGACCGCGCAGGTGGCGCCGCCGCCCGAAAATACCGACATCGTCACCTTCGGCAGCATGGTGACCTTCGAACGCGATGACGGCAGGGTGCAGACCTATCGCATTGTCGGCGAAGACGAGGCGGACCCCAGGGCCGGCTCGATCTCCTTCTCCTCACCGATCGCGCGGGCCCTGATCGGCAAGGGTGTCGGTGAGGCGGCTCCAGTGGGAGCGGGCGAGGTGGAGATCGTGGCGATCGGTTGA